Within Myceligenerans xiligouense, the genomic segment GCCAGCCCGGGGCTCGACGGGCGGGGCCCGCCCTGACTCTGGGCAGGCCGCGTCGATGTCATGACTCCGATTCTGCCGAGCCGCGCAAACGTTCGCCACCGATCCGCCCGGTGTGCCGCTTATCTCCGCATGTTTCAGGGCGATCTCGGTCAAACCTCGTCAGGGGTGGCGCGATTCGCCATGAAGCGAACAGGTAGCGCTGGCGCAAAAATGCCCCTTGAACAACTTCTGCACAACTTGTAGGTTGTTCGTCATGACGGAGATCTCGAGACTCCCCGGCCCGGTCATGGAGCTGTGGGAGTGGCAGTACCAGGGGGCATGCCGCGAGGCGGACGACACGCTGTTCTTCCACCCGGAGGGGGAACGCGGGTCCACGCGCCGACGTCGAGCCGAAGCAGCCAAGGCCATCTGCCGGTCGTGCCCGGTGATGATGCAGTGCCGCGAGCAGTCGCTGCGCGTGCGTGAGCCTTACGGGGTGTGGGGAGGCCTGAGCGAGGACGAGCGATCCGCCATCCTCGCGGGCAAGACACGCCCAGCCTGACGCGTTTCGCGTCAGAAGGTGCGCGCGTGTGACACCACCGCGATGTCGCGGACGCGCGTGCACTCCGAGCGAGACGGTTGCCGCTGTGATCCGTCACGCAATCATCCCGCTCACGGCCGAGCACGAACGAGCAGGCCGCCCTCAGGGGGCAGGGACCACGCCGGCAGGGACACCACGACCGGCAACGGCCTCTCGCACGACGGGCCCCGCACACCGAGGTGTGCGGGGCCCGTCGTGATGCGGCGAGGGCTGTCTCAGCCCGCGACCACGGCGAGGATGTCGCGCGAGGAGAGGACCAGGTA encodes:
- a CDS encoding WhiB family transcriptional regulator, with amino-acid sequence MTEISRLPGPVMELWEWQYQGACREADDTLFFHPEGERGSTRRRRAEAAKAICRSCPVMMQCREQSLRVREPYGVWGGLSEDERSAILAGKTRPA